In the Sarcophilus harrisii chromosome 3, mSarHar1.11, whole genome shotgun sequence genome, one interval contains:
- the LOC116422296 gene encoding uncharacterized protein LOC116422296 isoform X2 — MPQDIWRRELNHFWPFCSFYNSKFGEGKLSSESPTFLNRPLKRLLNFNVSPKNESDTKKQPSKLRHPRKYFFQSPKIALLPCLSPWIASLPNQHKQSKSRLMINSLNYKSRSALLPPSNSWTMTAGLLHVGPYTRAASCMFSDQWTMTSSIINPRAALHMFSDHWTMTSSIINPCQRTMAKLLTQPKSCTIANRVSHSYHQPNTSPLFYSDHLSKAIPLSLPDHRKTILSLPYLKKSAKATKAPFSRSWVKHTDPIVSLPNLKNLAKPIRASIPKSWMDPIVSLLNLKNPAKATKTPLPIENAAPTLLPPYRKNRVSVPHLPQLEHYKETPFYHGNQTKPLSNCYQLPKTPQNSGHKAEHQPKLIHWSIPPVYPSHKTEVLLHSFSQERTKPEVSPCLVNKAKATAIPFPGPNHKVRATTVSSSCLGNQRRVPYVSSSSCFHPEIESNPNVEAAAADIPSLESFPFHQDTLPSDLDNKDQSAQKTELPPNLDHCNKSPKSHDQETQKLLNFKYPKEATVDTNHHIQEVQPPSGLVYLKPYVIRGGNIPLKTINSIINSIPPDKIKTDLRKQILLRRMRGYPNRRPGPPMSSSYVICLKCASWIPFGCIHLKEKRDSCRAILVVTPTPISGPEPEMGIRFIFKIPKQKSYHCEDQSNSF, encoded by the coding sequence ATGCCCCAAGATATTTGGAGAAGAGAGTTAAATCACTTTTGGCCTTTTTGCTCTTTCTATAATTCtaaatttggagaaggaaaattatCTAGTGAAAGCCCAACATTTTTGAACAGACCCTTAAAGAGGCTCTTAAATTTCAATGTATCTCCAAAGAATGAGTCAGATACTAAAAAACAACCATCCAAACTTAGGCACCCtcgaaaatatttttttcagtcgCCAAAGATTGCATTATTACCATGTCTTTCCCCGTGGATTGCATCATTGCCCAATCAACACAAGCAATCCAAGTCTAGGCTGATGATAAACAGTCTTAATTATAAGTCCAGATCTGCATTGCTACCTCCCTCCAATTCCTGGACAATGACTGCAGGCTTACTACATGTGGGCCCCTACACAAGAGCAGCATCATGTATGTTCTCTGACCAGTGGACCATGACTTCATCCATAATAAACCCTAGAGCAGCACTACATATGTTCTCTGACCATTGGACCATGACTTCCTCCATAATAAACCCTTGTCAAAGAACTATGGCTAAACTATTAACCCAACCTAAATCCTGCACTATTGCAAATAGAGTATCTCATTCTTACCACCAACCTAATACTTCACCATTATTCTATTCTGACCATTTATCCAAGGCCATTCCGTTATCCCTTCCTGATCATCGGAAAACAATTTTGTCATTACCCTATCTCAAGAAATCTGCTAAGGCTACAAAAGCACCATTTTCCAGAAGCTGGGTTAAGCACACAGATCCCATTGTTTCATTACCCAATCTCAAGAATCTGGCTAAACCTATAAGGGCATCAATTCCCAAAAGTTGGATGGATCCAATTGTGTCATTACTCAATCTCAAGAATCCAGCTAAAGCTACAAAGACACCACTTCCCATTGAAAATGCAGCCCCAACATTATTACCTCCTTATAGAAAGAATAGAGTTTCTGTTCCACATTTGCCACAGCTTGAACATTATAAAGAAACTCCATTTTATCATGGAAATCAGACAAAGCCTTTATCCAACTGCTATCAACTTCCTAAGACTCCACAAAACTCTGGCCACAAAGCTGAGCATCAACCAAAACTCATCCATTGGTCCATACCTCCAGTATATCCTAGCCATAAAACTGAGGTTCTACTACATTCTTTTTCCCAGGAAAGGACAAAGCCTGAAGTTTCACCATGCCTTGTTAACAAGGCCAAAGCCACAGCTATCCCATTTCCAGGACCTAATCACAAAGTCAGGGCTACAACTGTGTCTTCATCATGCCTTGGAAATCAACGTAGGGTCCCCTATGTATCCTCATCTTCTTGCTTTCATCCTGAAATAGAGTCTAACCCAAATGTTGAAGCAGCAGCCGCAGATATACCATCACTAGAATCATTTCCTTTCCATCAAGATACACTTCCATCAGACCTTGACAATAAGGACCAGTCTGCACAAAAAACTGAGCTTCCACCAAATCTTGACCATTGTAATAAATCTCCAAAAAGCCATGACCAGGAGACACAGAAACTATTAAACTTCAAATACCCCAAAGAGGCTACTGTAGACACCAATCACCATATTCAAGAGGTACAGCCTCCATCAGGCTTAGTTTATCTCAAACCATATGTTATTAGAGGTGGGAATATACCTTTAAAAACTATTAACAGCATCATCAATTCTATTCCTCCggacaaaataaaaactgatttaCGTAAGCAGATTCTCCTGAGGAGAATGAGGGGATATCCTAATCGGAGGCCTGGCCCACCCATGTCATCAAGTTATGTGATCTGCTTGAAATGTGCCTCTTGGATTCCATTTGGTTGTattcatcttaaagaaaaaagagactcTTGTAGAGCAATATTAGTGGTCACACCAACACCTATATCTGGTCCTGAGCCAGAGATGGGCAttagatttattttcaaaattccaaaacaaaaaagttatcattgtgaggatcaaagtaATTCCTTTTAA
- the LOC116422296 gene encoding uncharacterized protein LOC116422296 isoform X1: MDKREKHTDKMPQDIWRRELNHFWPFCSFYNSKFGEGKLSSESPTFLNRPLKRLLNFNVSPKNESDTKKQPSKLRHPRKYFFQSPKIALLPCLSPWIASLPNQHKQSKSRLMINSLNYKSRSALLPPSNSWTMTAGLLHVGPYTRAASCMFSDQWTMTSSIINPRAALHMFSDHWTMTSSIINPCQRTMAKLLTQPKSCTIANRVSHSYHQPNTSPLFYSDHLSKAIPLSLPDHRKTILSLPYLKKSAKATKAPFSRSWVKHTDPIVSLPNLKNLAKPIRASIPKSWMDPIVSLLNLKNPAKATKTPLPIENAAPTLLPPYRKNRVSVPHLPQLEHYKETPFYHGNQTKPLSNCYQLPKTPQNSGHKAEHQPKLIHWSIPPVYPSHKTEVLLHSFSQERTKPEVSPCLVNKAKATAIPFPGPNHKVRATTVSSSCLGNQRRVPYVSSSSCFHPEIESNPNVEAAAADIPSLESFPFHQDTLPSDLDNKDQSAQKTELPPNLDHCNKSPKSHDQETQKLLNFKYPKEATVDTNHHIQEVQPPSGLVYLKPYVIRGGNIPLKTINSIINSIPPDKIKTDLRKQILLRRMRGYPNRRPGPPMSSSYVICLKCASWIPFGCIHLKEKRDSCRAILVVTPTPISGPEPEMGIRFIFKIPKQKSYHCEDQSNSF; encoded by the coding sequence GGAGAAACATACTGACAAGATGCCCCAAGATATTTGGAGAAGAGAGTTAAATCACTTTTGGCCTTTTTGCTCTTTCTATAATTCtaaatttggagaaggaaaattatCTAGTGAAAGCCCAACATTTTTGAACAGACCCTTAAAGAGGCTCTTAAATTTCAATGTATCTCCAAAGAATGAGTCAGATACTAAAAAACAACCATCCAAACTTAGGCACCCtcgaaaatatttttttcagtcgCCAAAGATTGCATTATTACCATGTCTTTCCCCGTGGATTGCATCATTGCCCAATCAACACAAGCAATCCAAGTCTAGGCTGATGATAAACAGTCTTAATTATAAGTCCAGATCTGCATTGCTACCTCCCTCCAATTCCTGGACAATGACTGCAGGCTTACTACATGTGGGCCCCTACACAAGAGCAGCATCATGTATGTTCTCTGACCAGTGGACCATGACTTCATCCATAATAAACCCTAGAGCAGCACTACATATGTTCTCTGACCATTGGACCATGACTTCCTCCATAATAAACCCTTGTCAAAGAACTATGGCTAAACTATTAACCCAACCTAAATCCTGCACTATTGCAAATAGAGTATCTCATTCTTACCACCAACCTAATACTTCACCATTATTCTATTCTGACCATTTATCCAAGGCCATTCCGTTATCCCTTCCTGATCATCGGAAAACAATTTTGTCATTACCCTATCTCAAGAAATCTGCTAAGGCTACAAAAGCACCATTTTCCAGAAGCTGGGTTAAGCACACAGATCCCATTGTTTCATTACCCAATCTCAAGAATCTGGCTAAACCTATAAGGGCATCAATTCCCAAAAGTTGGATGGATCCAATTGTGTCATTACTCAATCTCAAGAATCCAGCTAAAGCTACAAAGACACCACTTCCCATTGAAAATGCAGCCCCAACATTATTACCTCCTTATAGAAAGAATAGAGTTTCTGTTCCACATTTGCCACAGCTTGAACATTATAAAGAAACTCCATTTTATCATGGAAATCAGACAAAGCCTTTATCCAACTGCTATCAACTTCCTAAGACTCCACAAAACTCTGGCCACAAAGCTGAGCATCAACCAAAACTCATCCATTGGTCCATACCTCCAGTATATCCTAGCCATAAAACTGAGGTTCTACTACATTCTTTTTCCCAGGAAAGGACAAAGCCTGAAGTTTCACCATGCCTTGTTAACAAGGCCAAAGCCACAGCTATCCCATTTCCAGGACCTAATCACAAAGTCAGGGCTACAACTGTGTCTTCATCATGCCTTGGAAATCAACGTAGGGTCCCCTATGTATCCTCATCTTCTTGCTTTCATCCTGAAATAGAGTCTAACCCAAATGTTGAAGCAGCAGCCGCAGATATACCATCACTAGAATCATTTCCTTTCCATCAAGATACACTTCCATCAGACCTTGACAATAAGGACCAGTCTGCACAAAAAACTGAGCTTCCACCAAATCTTGACCATTGTAATAAATCTCCAAAAAGCCATGACCAGGAGACACAGAAACTATTAAACTTCAAATACCCCAAAGAGGCTACTGTAGACACCAATCACCATATTCAAGAGGTACAGCCTCCATCAGGCTTAGTTTATCTCAAACCATATGTTATTAGAGGTGGGAATATACCTTTAAAAACTATTAACAGCATCATCAATTCTATTCCTCCggacaaaataaaaactgatttaCGTAAGCAGATTCTCCTGAGGAGAATGAGGGGATATCCTAATCGGAGGCCTGGCCCACCCATGTCATCAAGTTATGTGATCTGCTTGAAATGTGCCTCTTGGATTCCATTTGGTTGTattcatcttaaagaaaaaagagactcTTGTAGAGCAATATTAGTGGTCACACCAACACCTATATCTGGTCCTGAGCCAGAGATGGGCAttagatttattttcaaaattccaaaacaaaaaagttatcattgtgaggatcaaagtaATTCCTTTTAA